Proteins encoded within one genomic window of Dictyoglomus sp.:
- a CDS encoding alanine--glyoxylate aminotransferase family protein, translating to MSKIYLMIPGPTPVPNDVLREMSREMINHRGPEFAKLISETTDLLKKVFKTNNDCFILTASGTGAMEASVVNFFSPEDKVVVGVCGVFGERYAKICSAYGLNVVRIKTPLGKGIEPYELEKVLEENPDTKGVFLTHNETSTGVTLDLRELAPIVKRRGILLLVDAISSLGAIDLPTDELNIDVVVSASQKALETPPGISMISVSPLAWEYYEKAKLPRFYWDLKMAKKSLEKGATPFTPAISQIFALRRALENILSKGLENNFKKHVILGNAVRNGIKSIEFFKLLAEEKYASNTVTPVITPSEINPDELRRKLRQEFGVVLAGGQGELEGKIFRIGHVGHIEPSDILVTLSSIEIMLERMGYNGVRGKAVGSAEKVFLES from the coding sequence ATGTCCAAAATCTATCTTATGATTCCAGGTCCCACTCCTGTACCCAACGATGTATTAAGAGAAATGTCTCGAGAAATGATTAATCATAGAGGTCCAGAATTTGCAAAACTAATTTCTGAGACCACTGATCTTTTAAAGAAAGTCTTTAAGACAAATAATGATTGTTTCATCCTAACAGCATCAGGAACAGGAGCTATGGAAGCATCTGTAGTAAATTTCTTTTCCCCTGAAGATAAAGTAGTTGTAGGTGTGTGTGGAGTATTCGGGGAAAGATATGCAAAAATATGTTCTGCTTATGGATTAAATGTTGTCAGAATAAAAACTCCCTTAGGAAAAGGAATTGAACCTTATGAATTAGAAAAAGTTCTTGAAGAAAATCCCGACACAAAAGGAGTCTTTCTAACTCATAATGAAACATCTACAGGAGTAACTTTAGATTTGAGAGAACTTGCACCTATTGTAAAGAGAAGAGGGATATTATTATTAGTTGATGCTATAAGTTCTCTTGGTGCTATAGATCTTCCTACTGACGAATTAAATATAGATGTAGTAGTTTCTGCATCTCAAAAAGCTCTAGAAACTCCTCCGGGGATAAGTATGATTTCTGTAAGTCCTTTAGCATGGGAATATTACGAAAAAGCAAAACTTCCAAGATTTTATTGGGATCTTAAAATGGCAAAAAAATCCTTAGAGAAGGGAGCAACTCCATTTACCCCTGCGATTTCTCAAATTTTTGCCCTGAGGAGAGCTTTAGAAAACATTTTATCAAAAGGTTTAGAAAATAATTTTAAAAAACATGTTATTTTAGGAAATGCAGTAAGAAATGGAATTAAATCTATTGAATTTTTTAAACTTCTTGCAGAAGAAAAATATGCCTCTAATACAGTAACACCAGTAATTACCCCATCTGAAATTAACCCCGATGAATTAAGAAGAAAATTAAGACAAGAATTTGGGGTAGTATTAGCAGGAGGTCAGGGTGAATTAGAGGGGAAAATATTTAGAATTGGGCATGTGGGACATATTGAACCTTCAGATATTCTTGTTACCTTATCTTCTATTGAAATTATGTTAGAAAGAATGGGATATAATGGAGTAAGGGGGAAAGCAGTTGGATCTGCAGAAAAAGTATTCTTAGAAAGTTAG
- the serA gene encoding phosphoglycerate dehydrogenase encodes MDNKNKILISDPIAEQGIEKLKEYFHVDYKPGVTKDELLKIIKDYSGLVVRSETKVTKDIIEEGKNLKVIGRAGVGVDNIDVEYATRKGILVINAPEGNTISAAEHTFALILSLSRKIPQAFYSLKSGKWDRKSFIGYELYGKILGLVGLGRIGSEVAKRARAFKMKVVAYDPYISMERAKELEVELLNNLDELLRISDYVSLHLPLNSETENLIGERELSLMKPSAYLINCARGKLVDEKALYNALKERKIAGCALDVFSKEPIEPDNPLLTLDNVVLTPHLGASTQEAQEKVALIVAEEIIRYFKGEPVLNAVNLPIIISDEISPYVILGEKLGKFLAQLTDSYPEELEIQICGELSQKLETSLASAVVKGFLEPILMEPINFINALPLAKERKLRIKESRTQDTEIYRSLIKLQLKTEKGLLELTGTVNRGQERIVKIQDYYIDLNLAPYLLIAFHTDRPGIIGKVGTILGKENINIAAMQVGRKELGKEAVMVLIVDNPVPSSVLNELKSVENIHRVYYVCL; translated from the coding sequence ATGGATAATAAAAATAAAATTTTAATCTCAGACCCTATAGCAGAACAGGGAATAGAAAAATTAAAAGAATATTTTCATGTAGATTATAAGCCTGGAGTAACAAAAGATGAGTTATTGAAAATTATAAAAGACTACTCAGGATTAGTAGTTAGATCAGAAACAAAAGTAACAAAAGATATCATAGAGGAAGGAAAAAATCTAAAGGTTATTGGAAGAGCAGGCGTAGGTGTAGATAACATTGATGTGGAATATGCAACAAGAAAAGGGATTTTAGTTATCAATGCTCCAGAAGGAAATACCATTTCAGCAGCAGAACATACTTTTGCACTAATTCTGAGTCTTAGTAGAAAAATTCCTCAGGCTTTTTATTCTTTAAAGTCAGGAAAATGGGATAGAAAAAGCTTTATAGGATATGAACTTTATGGTAAAATTTTAGGATTGGTTGGTCTTGGAAGAATCGGCTCAGAAGTAGCAAAGAGAGCAAGAGCTTTTAAAATGAAAGTTGTAGCTTATGATCCCTATATTTCTATGGAAAGAGCAAAAGAATTAGAAGTTGAACTTTTAAATAATCTTGATGAATTGTTAAGAATTTCTGATTATGTATCTTTGCATCTTCCTTTAAATTCTGAGACAGAAAATCTTATTGGAGAAAGAGAACTTAGTTTAATGAAGCCTTCTGCCTATTTAATCAACTGTGCCCGAGGGAAACTTGTAGATGAAAAAGCTCTATATAATGCATTAAAAGAGAGAAAAATTGCGGGATGTGCCTTGGATGTATTTAGTAAGGAGCCTATAGAACCTGATAATCCTCTCTTAACTTTAGATAATGTAGTATTAACTCCCCATTTAGGAGCTTCAACCCAAGAGGCCCAAGAAAAAGTAGCATTAATTGTAGCGGAGGAGATCATAAGATATTTTAAAGGAGAACCAGTATTAAATGCAGTTAATCTTCCTATTATAATCAGTGATGAAATATCACCCTACGTAATTCTAGGAGAAAAACTTGGAAAATTTCTAGCTCAGCTTACTGATTCCTATCCTGAAGAGTTAGAAATCCAAATATGCGGGGAACTTTCTCAAAAACTTGAAACATCTCTTGCTTCTGCAGTAGTAAAGGGATTTTTAGAACCTATTCTAATGGAACCCATAAATTTTATTAATGCTCTTCCCTTAGCTAAGGAGAGAAAATTAAGAATAAAAGAATCAAGAACTCAGGATACAGAAATATATAGGAGTCTCATAAAACTGCAGTTAAAAACAGAAAAGGGATTATTAGAACTTACTGGAACAGTAAACAGAGGGCAAGAGAGAATAGTAAAAATCCAAGACTACTATATAGATCTAAATTTAGCTCCATATTTACTTATTGCTTTCCATACTGATAGGCCAGGAATTATAGGAAAAGTAGGTACCATATTGGGAAAGGAGAATATAAATATTGCTGCAATGCAAGTGGGAAGAAAGGAACTAGGAAAAGAAGCAGTTATGGTTTTAATTGTAGATAATCCTGTCCCTTCTTCGGTATTAAATGAATTAAAATCGGTAGAAAATATACATAGAGTTTATTATGTATGCCTCTAA
- a CDS encoding cob(I)yrinic acid a,c-diamide adenosyltransferase, which produces MKLSRGLIQVYTGDGKGKTTAALGQALRSVGHGLSVLFVQFVKGNSFSGEIFSTKFLPKFILWQFGRDCKFSSAIRDNIIPCIGCGECYISKEGPTDLDKEIIDKGWKKVKEEIQKEKFDLIILDEISLAIHFKLIPLMDLIEVLKNKPFLMEIILTGRDMPEEIILIADLVTEMKEIKHPFKSGIPARWGIEY; this is translated from the coding sequence ATGAAGCTTTCAAGAGGATTAATTCAGGTATATACAGGAGACGGAAAAGGGAAAACCACAGCTGCTTTAGGGCAAGCGCTAAGAAGTGTGGGACATGGACTTTCTGTCCTTTTTGTCCAGTTTGTAAAGGGTAATAGCTTTTCGGGAGAAATCTTTTCTACAAAATTTCTTCCTAAATTTATTCTTTGGCAATTTGGAAGAGATTGTAAATTTTCTTCTGCTATAAGAGATAATATTATTCCATGTATTGGATGTGGAGAATGCTACATTAGTAAAGAAGGCCCTACAGATCTTGATAAAGAGATCATAGATAAGGGATGGAAGAAGGTAAAAGAAGAGATCCAAAAAGAGAAATTTGATCTAATTATTTTAGATGAAATAAGTTTAGCGATACATTTTAAACTTATTCCCTTAATGGATTTAATAGAAGTACTTAAAAATAAACCCTTTCTCATGGAAATAATATTAACAGGAAGAGATATGCCTGAAGAGATTATATTAATAGCAGACCTTGTAACAGAAATGAAAGAAATAAAGCATCCCTTTAAATCAGGAATTCCTGCCCGTTGGGGAATTGAGTATTAA
- a CDS encoding sugar phosphate isomerase/epimerase, with product MEKIGFSLTSLKKVLALKALDIAKEKGAGVVELFGDLSVILKGLPAQDPEKIRKKAEKYNIFLTLHLPLIDINLASLNDLIYESSIEGTIKALEYARKCGVRLVVAHPGLVPVRHFLIILLAKRRLRRALEKILNLAEKYNIELTLENTSLDERDLFLKVSHFKKFLSSFDGKIKVCFDFGHANVSSDGLTKTWKELKPFISHIHIHDNHGKKDEHLPLGKGSIEFSPYWEELKKFNGPIVLEINDSHKSLLGLWSSLEKLKKIKEGVIPPP from the coding sequence ATGGAAAAAATTGGTTTTTCTTTGACATCCTTAAAAAAGGTATTAGCATTAAAAGCCCTCGATATTGCAAAAGAAAAAGGAGCAGGAGTAGTAGAACTTTTTGGAGATCTTTCTGTTATCTTAAAAGGATTGCCTGCCCAAGATCCTGAAAAAATCAGAAAAAAAGCTGAAAAATATAATATTTTTCTTACCCTACATCTTCCCCTAATAGATATTAATCTAGCAAGTCTTAATGATCTTATATATGAAAGTAGCATAGAAGGTACAATAAAAGCATTGGAATATGCAAGAAAATGTGGAGTTAGATTAGTAGTAGCTCATCCAGGTTTGGTCCCTGTAAGACATTTTCTAATTATTCTTTTAGCAAAAAGGAGATTAAGAAGAGCTTTAGAAAAAATATTAAATTTAGCAGAAAAGTACAATATTGAACTGACTTTAGAAAATACTTCCTTGGATGAAAGAGATTTATTCTTAAAAGTCTCCCATTTTAAAAAATTTTTATCATCCTTTGATGGAAAAATAAAAGTATGTTTTGATTTTGGACATGCAAATGTATCCTCTGATGGATTAACAAAAACCTGGAAAGAATTAAAACCCTTTATATCTCATATTCATATTCATGATAACCATGGGAAAAAGGATGAACACTTGCCTTTGGGAAAAGGTAGTATTGAATTTTCACCATACTGGGAGGAATTAAAGAAATTTAATGGCCCAATTGTTTTAGAAATAAATGATTCTCATAAAAGTTTATTAGGATTATGGAGTAGTTTGGAAAAATTAAAAAAAATAAAGGAGGGGGTTATTCCCCCTCCCTAA
- the fba gene encoding class II fructose-1,6-bisphosphate aldolase, whose translation MPLVSTKEMFKKAYGKYAIGAFNVNNMEILQGVIEAAKEEKAPLILQISKGARNYAKLVYLMKLIEAAMQDAPDIPICVHLDHGDSFELCKEVIDAGFTSVMIDGSHLPFEENIAITKKVVDYAHPRGVVVEGELGKLKGIEEHVVSEEAVYTDPDEAVEFVERTGVDSLAIAIGTSHGAYKFKGEPKLDFERLEAIAKKLPGFPLVLHGASSVLNDLVEKANKYGAKLGGAKGVPEEMIRKATTMGICKVNIDTDLRLAMTATLREQFALHPEEFDPRKYLGPAREAIKEVVKHKLKNVLGCSGKAEEILTSIKGQ comes from the coding sequence ATGCCATTAGTAAGTACAAAAGAAATGTTCAAAAAAGCCTATGGTAAATATGCTATAGGAGCTTTTAATGTGAATAACATGGAAATTCTTCAGGGAGTTATAGAAGCTGCAAAGGAAGAGAAAGCACCATTAATTCTTCAAATTTCAAAAGGTGCAAGAAACTATGCAAAACTTGTTTACTTAATGAAACTTATCGAAGCCGCTATGCAGGATGCTCCTGATATTCCTATTTGTGTTCATTTAGATCATGGAGACTCTTTTGAATTATGTAAAGAAGTTATTGATGCTGGATTTACTTCTGTAATGATAGATGGTTCCCATTTACCTTTTGAAGAAAATATTGCAATTACTAAAAAAGTAGTAGATTATGCCCATCCAAGAGGGGTAGTGGTAGAAGGAGAATTAGGAAAATTGAAAGGAATTGAGGAGCATGTGGTTTCAGAAGAGGCAGTTTATACTGATCCCGATGAGGCAGTAGAGTTTGTAGAAAGAACTGGTGTTGATTCTTTAGCTATAGCTATTGGAACAAGTCATGGAGCATATAAGTTTAAGGGTGAGCCTAAACTTGATTTTGAAAGATTAGAAGCGATTGCAAAAAAATTACCTGGTTTCCCTTTGGTCCTTCATGGAGCGTCTTCTGTTCTTAATGATCTTGTGGAAAAGGCAAATAAATATGGGGCAAAGTTAGGTGGAGCAAAAGGTGTTCCTGAAGAGATGATAAGGAAAGCAACAACAATGGGGATTTGTAAGGTTAATATTGATACAGATTTAAGACTTGCAATGACTGCAACATTGAGAGAACAGTTTGCATTACATCCTGAAGAATTTGATCCAAGGAAATATTTAGGGCCTGCAAGGGAAGCTATCAAAGAAGTGGTAAAGCATAAATTAAAGAATGTTTTAGGATGTAGTGGGAAGGCGGAGGAGATTTTAACAAGTATAAAGGGTCAATAG